The genomic interval CCTTATTCATTCTTGAATTTTCAGTAAGTTTCACATTCCTTTCAATGGAAGACAATAGAGTTTTCAATTGTGTAAAGCTGTGTTTTTGTATTTACATGTCTTCCTCATTTGCATCTATACTTCAAtcatattataaaacagaaatccataaagcaatgaagaaaagcaatggtaatacataaatataaactatgAAAGTTGTCCGCGAGGATGAGGAAAACAGAGTTCAGCGCATCCCATTAGAATGAAAACTCTCCAGAACTCATTACAGATATCAACTATTTTTTAATCTGAGTGGTGACTTTTCAAAGGCAGTGTAATTTTGTAATTAAAGCTGATTCTTTTATGTGGCAAAAAATCTATATGCTATATATTTAAAGGTTTAATTATTTATCCAgcataaagaaattttaaatgtagaaattATTTTTGATTCTTTTGTAGGAACCATGCATGGGAAGTAATCTAAGACATTTGACAGTTGTTATGTCTGTCTACAATAAATCTGATGTCCATCCTTCAACCTTCATCCTCATTGGCATCCCTGGGTTGGAAGCAGCACACATATGGATCTCTATTCCCTTTTGCATGGTCTACGTTTTAGCATTGGTGGGAAACAGCTCACTTCTGTTCATCATCAAGACAGATGCCAGCCTCCATGAGCCCATGTACCTCTTCCTCTGCATGTTGGCAGTGGCCAACCTAGTGGTGTGCACTACAGCTGTTCCCAAACTTCTCAGTCTCTTCTGGTTTCATGATGGAGAGATTCGCTTTGAAGCTTGCCTCACTCAGATCTTCCTAATTCACTCTTGCTCAACCATGGAGTCTGGATTTTTCTTGGCCATGGCCTTTGACCGTTATGTAGCGATTTGTAACCCATTAAGACACTCAGCTATTTTGACACACACTCTAACTGGGGGGATAGGTCTAGCTGTTGTCCTTCGGGGAATAGCCCTTCTCAGTCCTCACCCTTTCTTGTTACGTTGGCTTCCCTATTGCAAGACAAATATAATTTCCCACACCTACTGTGAATTCATGGCCCTCATCAAGATTGCCTGTGCTGAGACAAGTATCCGCAGAGCTTACAGCCTCATTGTTGCCTTCCTCACTGGTGGGGTGGACTTCATATTGATCATTTGCTCTTATGTCCTCATACTCAACACAGTCTTCCACCTTCCTTCCAAGGATGTCAGACTCAAGACTCTGGGTACCTGTGGCTCACATGTCTGTGTCATCTTAGTGTCCTACACCCcagccttcttctccttcctcacccacaggtTTGGGCACAAAGTGGCTCCTCAAGTGCATATATTTGTAGCCAACATCTATCTTCTTGTGCCACCCATGGTGAACCCCATTATTTATGGTGTGAGGACCAAGAAAATACGAAACAGATTCCTCAAAGTTTTCAGGTTTTCAAAGCACACAAACTGAATTTATTTTGATGCTGAGTGAAATTTTTTACATAATAAAAGTtatgagtttattttctttatttttaaatatctttacaAGATTCAAATGGGTTTTCAGTTGAATGTGTCTTAAAAAACACAATTGTGttctaaaaatagataaaattccAGTTATTTCTTTGGATTTTATACCTCTTACCCAAATAAGAAAGGATTACTCTACAATGATACTCTCACtattctataaaaattatttcaatttaattACTATGATTGCAATACACAGTATTTAAATGGTTCATTTATCATAATGCCTACACCCTCACTAcaagaaatgtatatatatttatgtagaaATTGGGTTTATTGTAAAGCAGAGAATTATG from Arvicanthis niloticus isolate mArvNil1 chromosome 1, mArvNil1.pat.X, whole genome shotgun sequence carries:
- the LOC117697206 gene encoding olfactory receptor 52D1-like yields the protein MGSNLRHLTVVMSVYNKSDVHPSTFILIGIPGLEAAHIWISIPFCMVYVLALVGNSSLLFIIKTDASLHEPMYLFLCMLAVANLVVCTTAVPKLLSLFWFHDGEIRFEACLTQIFLIHSCSTMESGFFLAMAFDRYVAICNPLRHSAILTHTLTGGIGLAVVLRGIALLSPHPFLLRWLPYCKTNIISHTYCEFMALIKIACAETSIRRAYSLIVAFLTGGVDFILIICSYVLILNTVFHLPSKDVRLKTLGTCGSHVCVILVSYTPAFFSFLTHRFGHKVAPQVHIFVANIYLLVPPMVNPIIYGVRTKKIRNRFLKVFRFSKHTN